A region from the Salidesulfovibrio onnuriiensis genome encodes:
- a CDS encoding Hpt domain-containing protein, with product MPEKDVIDSQFLESMAKKKPFLKKMFAVFVSQEPHRVQQIKDALDAGDVDQLRHLAHSLKGGAATMGAERVRECCLLLETATKDNDMGAARTHLQCLENEMNNAYTFMFNYMADN from the coding sequence ATGCCTGAAAAAGATGTGATCGACAGCCAGTTTCTGGAGTCGATGGCCAAGAAAAAACCGTTCCTGAAGAAGATGTTCGCCGTCTTTGTCAGCCAGGAGCCGCACCGGGTGCAGCAGATCAAGGACGCCTTGGACGCTGGGGATGTGGATCAGCTCCGCCACCTCGCCCACTCGCTCAAGGGCGGTGCCGCCACCATGGGGGCCGAGCGGGTGCGCGAATGCTGCCTGCTGCTGGAAACCGCAACCAAGGACAACGACATGGGAGCCGCCCGCACCCATCTTCAGTGTCTGGAAAACGAAATGAACAACGCCTACACGTTCATGTTCAACTACATGGCCGACAACTAG
- the dapB gene encoding 4-hydroxy-tetrahydrodipicolinate reductase, translating into MATNVIIMGANGRMGAMLAGMAMRDDELSLVGVCERPGHAQGLEMLKCEVADNLEELLPKCPGAVIVDFTAPEASVKMARIAAEHGNPCVVGTTGLTAEQQADLAQSAQKTPVFWAPNMSVGVNVLLKVLPQLVKQLGEAYDIEISEIHHKMKKDAPSGTAIKLGQCLAEARGWDYDNVKQHCRDGIIGARPKEEIGVQTLRGGDVVGDHTMFFFGPGERIEVTHRAHSRETFAAGALRAAKWLSERKPGKLYAMADIF; encoded by the coding sequence ATGGCTACGAACGTCATCATCATGGGCGCCAACGGGCGCATGGGAGCAATGCTTGCAGGCATGGCAATGCGGGACGATGAACTCAGCCTCGTGGGTGTGTGCGAGCGCCCGGGCCATGCCCAGGGCCTGGAAATGCTCAAATGCGAGGTTGCGGACAATCTGGAGGAACTGCTTCCCAAATGCCCCGGCGCGGTGATTGTTGATTTCACCGCCCCGGAGGCCTCCGTGAAAATGGCCCGGATCGCTGCCGAACACGGGAATCCGTGCGTTGTCGGCACCACCGGCCTGACGGCTGAACAGCAGGCCGATCTGGCGCAGTCCGCCCAAAAGACCCCGGTTTTCTGGGCTCCGAACATGAGCGTCGGCGTCAACGTGCTGCTCAAGGTGCTGCCCCAACTGGTGAAGCAACTGGGCGAGGCATATGACATCGAGATTTCCGAGATCCACCACAAGATGAAGAAGGACGCGCCCAGCGGCACGGCCATCAAGCTGGGCCAGTGCCTGGCCGAGGCGCGCGGCTGGGACTACGACAACGTGAAGCAGCATTGCCGCGACGGCATCATCGGCGCGCGTCCCAAGGAAGAGATCGGCGTGCAGACCCTGCGCGGCGGCGACGTGGTGGGCGACCACACCATGTTTTTCTTCGGGCCGGGCGAGCGCATCGAGGTAACCCACCGCGCCCATTCCCGCGAGACCTTCGCCGCGGGCGCGCTACGGGCCGCCAAGTGGCTGTCCGAGCGGAAGCCCGGAAAGCTCTATGCCATGGCGGACATATTCTAA
- a CDS encoding MATE family efflux transporter — translation MATVASGEHDFIKAPNRTLVSMSLPVLFSLVAEPMTGLADTAFVARLGSEAVAALGIGAMAFSAVFWVFNFLGIGTQTEVARFMGAGEREKAAKMGALAVFLSVGIGIVLMVGVSPLLRPIAFALGGDGAVLGLAEDYMLYRLLGAPAVLVTVACFGSLRGAQDMHTPLWVATGINGLNVLLDWVLIFGYGPVPAMGVAGAAIASSIAQWIGAFWVLLVLFRKVGFTFHVSLADMRKLFSIGGDLFIRTGLVLLFLSLCTRVANHAGAVEGAAYQAIRQFFIFAALFMDAFAITGQSLVGFFIGRQDVRNARRVAVYTCWWSVGTGVGLCAAMILGVEWVAWLLVPPEARAAFDGAWITLSLILPVMSLACATDGIHWGMGDFKYLRNAMLGAVLVAAPVVLLFDALGLENILVWVWSGTGIWALVRSGFGVARIVPGIGRAPLRREI, via the coding sequence GTGGCAACTGTTGCGAGCGGGGAGCACGATTTCATCAAGGCCCCCAACAGGACGCTGGTGAGCATGTCCTTGCCCGTGCTCTTTTCCCTGGTGGCCGAGCCGATGACCGGCCTGGCCGACACCGCCTTTGTGGCCCGCCTCGGTTCCGAGGCCGTGGCCGCCCTGGGGATCGGGGCCATGGCCTTTTCCGCCGTGTTCTGGGTATTCAATTTCCTGGGTATCGGCACCCAGACGGAGGTGGCCCGCTTCATGGGGGCCGGGGAACGTGAAAAGGCCGCCAAGATGGGTGCCCTGGCCGTGTTCCTGTCCGTCGGCATCGGCATAGTACTCATGGTCGGCGTTTCTCCGCTGCTGCGGCCCATAGCCTTTGCCCTGGGCGGCGACGGGGCCGTGCTCGGCCTGGCCGAGGACTACATGCTTTACCGCCTGCTGGGTGCGCCCGCCGTGCTGGTGACCGTGGCCTGTTTCGGTTCCCTGCGCGGGGCCCAGGACATGCACACGCCGCTCTGGGTGGCCACGGGAATCAATGGCCTCAACGTGCTGCTCGACTGGGTGCTCATCTTTGGCTACGGCCCTGTTCCGGCCATGGGGGTCGCCGGAGCTGCCATCGCCAGTTCCATTGCCCAGTGGATCGGAGCTTTCTGGGTGCTGCTGGTGCTGTTCCGCAAGGTGGGCTTCACGTTCCACGTCAGCCTCGCGGACATGCGAAAGCTGTTCAGCATCGGCGGCGACCTGTTCATCCGCACCGGGCTTGTGCTGCTTTTCCTGTCCCTGTGCACCCGGGTGGCCAACCATGCCGGAGCCGTCGAAGGGGCGGCCTATCAGGCCATCCGCCAGTTCTTCATTTTCGCGGCCCTGTTCATGGACGCATTTGCCATCACCGGCCAAAGCCTGGTGGGTTTTTTCATCGGCCGCCAGGATGTTCGCAATGCCCGGCGCGTGGCTGTCTACACCTGCTGGTGGAGCGTCGGCACGGGCGTGGGCCTGTGTGCGGCCATGATTTTGGGCGTGGAGTGGGTGGCCTGGCTGCTGGTTCCGCCCGAGGCCCGGGCGGCCTTTGACGGAGCCTGGATTACCCTGTCCCTGATTCTTCCCGTAATGTCCCTGGCCTGCGCCACGGACGGCATTCATTGGGGCATGGGCGATTTCAAGTACCTGCGCAATGCCATGCTCGGGGCGGTCCTGGTTGCGGCTCCGGTGGTGCTCTTGTTCGACGCCCTGGGCCTGGAGAACATCCTGGTCTGGGTCTGGAGCGGCACCGGAATTTGGGCCCTGGTACGCAGCGGTTTCGGTGTGGCCCGGATCGTCCCCGGAATAGGGCGGGCGCCGCTTCGAAGGGAGATCTGA
- the ligA gene encoding NAD-dependent DNA ligase LigA yields the protein MASPEVVRRVETLRAEIEHHNHLYYVLDEPQIPDLEYDSLFRELKGLEEQYPELDDPNSPTRRVGGEPAQGFEQYEHALRMYSLDNAMNTDEWFAFTDRVSKGVGRDNVEYWADPKMDGLAVEVVYENGKFSLAATRGDGVVGEVVSHNMRTVMNLPLVLRGSNIPTVLEVRGEVVMGNEDFARLNERQAAKGEKVFANPRNAAAGSVRQLDPRVAAARPLRFLAYGVGRVEGMPALFAWSTQQEIMRGLGELGFAIPPEARLCRSRQEVAEYFNELMERRETLPFEIDGVVAKVNKLEMQRALGFTSRAPRWALALKFPAQQATTRIHAIRIQVGRTGVLTPVAELVPVRVGGVEVSRATLHNKAYIAENDFREGDTVVIQRAGDVIPQVVSVVMDKRPEGSEAYSFPVVCPVCHSEAYEDGEAVRCSNEKCPAKVVKWLVHFVSKAGLDMEGVGKRWVEKLADEGRLESPADLFSLSKIDLLKYEGMGDKSAENFINAIERARQEAPLWRLVAALGIRHVGEQTARTLADTFEDLDELSRATREELQDLPDVGGIVAESIRDFFQSEPAMLLLERFKAVDFWPRGGKEAAGEAKGLPLSGKTFIFTGSLPDMSRNQAHALVEERGGSAVKSISKKVDYVVAGEKAGSKIAKAEKLGLNIIDFEAFMDLIREAG from the coding sequence ATGGCTTCTCCCGAAGTGGTGCGGCGCGTGGAAACCCTGCGCGCGGAAATCGAGCACCATAATCATCTCTATTACGTTCTCGACGAACCGCAGATACCGGATCTGGAATACGACAGCCTTTTCCGGGAACTGAAGGGTCTGGAAGAGCAGTACCCCGAGCTGGACGACCCCAACTCGCCCACCAGGCGCGTGGGCGGCGAGCCCGCCCAGGGTTTTGAGCAGTACGAACACGCCCTGCGCATGTACAGCCTGGACAACGCCATGAATACGGACGAGTGGTTCGCGTTTACGGACCGCGTTTCCAAGGGGGTGGGCCGGGACAACGTGGAATACTGGGCCGACCCCAAGATGGACGGCCTGGCCGTGGAAGTGGTCTATGAGAACGGGAAGTTTTCCCTGGCCGCCACGCGCGGGGACGGTGTCGTGGGCGAGGTGGTCAGCCACAACATGCGTACGGTCATGAACCTGCCCCTGGTGCTTCGCGGTTCCAACATCCCCACTGTGCTGGAGGTGCGGGGTGAGGTGGTCATGGGCAATGAGGATTTTGCCAGGCTCAACGAACGGCAGGCCGCCAAGGGGGAAAAGGTTTTTGCCAACCCGCGCAACGCCGCAGCCGGTTCCGTGCGCCAGCTCGACCCCAGGGTTGCTGCGGCGCGCCCCCTGCGCTTCCTGGCCTATGGCGTGGGCAGGGTGGAGGGCATGCCCGCCCTGTTTGCCTGGTCCACCCAGCAGGAGATCATGCGGGGTCTCGGCGAACTGGGGTTCGCCATCCCGCCCGAGGCCCGGCTGTGCCGGAGCAGGCAGGAGGTGGCCGAATATTTCAACGAGCTCATGGAGCGGCGCGAAACGCTGCCGTTCGAGATCGACGGGGTGGTCGCCAAGGTAAACAAGCTGGAGATGCAGCGCGCTTTGGGCTTCACTTCCCGTGCGCCGCGCTGGGCATTGGCCCTCAAGTTTCCGGCCCAGCAGGCCACCACGCGCATCCATGCCATCCGTATCCAGGTGGGCCGCACCGGCGTGCTGACCCCGGTGGCCGAACTGGTGCCGGTGCGTGTCGGCGGCGTGGAGGTTTCCCGCGCCACCCTGCACAACAAGGCCTATATCGCGGAAAACGACTTCCGCGAGGGGGATACCGTGGTCATCCAGCGGGCCGGGGACGTTATCCCCCAGGTGGTGTCCGTGGTCATGGACAAGCGCCCAGAGGGGTCCGAAGCGTATTCCTTTCCGGTGGTCTGTCCCGTCTGCCACAGCGAGGCCTACGAGGACGGCGAAGCCGTGCGTTGCTCCAACGAGAAATGTCCGGCCAAGGTGGTCAAGTGGCTGGTGCACTTCGTGTCCAAGGCCGGTCTCGATATGGAAGGAGTGGGCAAGCGCTGGGTGGAGAAGCTGGCCGACGAAGGGCGGCTGGAGAGCCCGGCGGACCTGTTCTCCCTGAGCAAGATCGATCTGCTCAAGTACGAGGGCATGGGCGACAAGTCCGCGGAAAATTTCATCAACGCCATTGAAAGGGCCCGCCAGGAAGCTCCCTTGTGGCGGCTCGTGGCCGCACTGGGCATCCGGCATGTGGGCGAACAGACCGCCCGCACCCTGGCCGACACCTTCGAGGATCTCGACGAACTGTCCAGGGCCACCCGGGAGGAGCTGCAGGACCTGCCCGACGTGGGTGGCATTGTGGCCGAGAGCATTCGGGATTTTTTTCAGAGCGAGCCCGCAATGTTGCTGCTGGAGCGGTTCAAGGCCGTGGATTTCTGGCCCCGGGGCGGCAAAGAGGCTGCCGGGGAGGCAAAGGGCTTGCCGCTTTCCGGGAAAACGTTCATCTTCACGGGAAGTCTGCCGGACATGTCCCGCAACCAGGCGCATGCCCTGGTGGAGGAGCGGGGCGGCTCGGCCGTGAAGTCCATTTCCAAGAAGGTGGACTACGTGGTTGCCGGGGAAAAGGCGGGCAGCAAGATCGCCAAGGCCGAAAAGCTGGGCCTGAACATCATTGATTTCGAGGCCTTCATGGATTTGATCCGTGAGGCCGGATAA
- a CDS encoding RtcB family protein, with protein sequence MKAVGILQRHGEYEWHLPKTGDMLVPGIIYGSHAIIRDMDPAAIQQVRDVACLPGIVRAAMAMPDAHKGYGFPIGGVAAFDPKNGGVVSAGGVGFDIACGVRTLLTGLTRDDILSRQEELAEALFRAVPSGVGKGGSILLDGDEMDAMLSKGAAWAVSRGFGVGRDLERCEEKGTMAGADPREVSRQAKARMHDQMGSLGSGNHYLEVQWVERILDAEKAGGYGLREGDAVVSIHCGSRGLGHQRGTNFLEEMAPRRKGRRKIMGVVIPNRELACAPIESELGQRYLGAMRAGINCALANRQVISHLTRQAFAEAFPNARLDLLYDVSHNTCKAEKHDTGGGAMKTVYVHRKGATRSFPPGHPSLPADIRAAGQPVLVGGSMGTPSFILAGTECSMQASFGSACHGAGRALSRTAAKKRFIGRDIAESLRHQGIFVRSFSFKGIAEEAPGAYKDIIEVITSARYAGLAAPVARLRPLVCVKG encoded by the coding sequence AATGGCACCTGCCCAAAACCGGCGACATGCTGGTTCCGGGAATCATCTACGGCAGCCACGCCATCATCCGGGACATGGACCCTGCCGCCATCCAGCAGGTGCGCGACGTGGCCTGCCTGCCAGGCATTGTCCGGGCCGCCATGGCCATGCCCGACGCCCACAAGGGATACGGATTTCCCATCGGCGGTGTAGCCGCCTTCGACCCCAAAAACGGCGGCGTGGTCTCGGCCGGCGGAGTGGGCTTCGACATCGCCTGCGGAGTGCGCACCCTGCTCACCGGCCTGACCCGCGACGACATTCTGAGCCGCCAGGAGGAACTGGCCGAGGCCCTTTTCCGGGCCGTGCCCTCGGGCGTGGGCAAAGGCGGCTCCATCCTCCTGGACGGCGACGAAATGGACGCAATGCTCTCCAAGGGAGCCGCATGGGCGGTGAGTCGAGGGTTCGGCGTAGGCAGGGATCTGGAGCGCTGCGAGGAAAAAGGCACCATGGCCGGAGCCGACCCGCGCGAGGTGTCCAGGCAGGCCAAGGCGCGCATGCACGACCAGATGGGTTCCCTGGGTTCCGGCAACCACTACCTGGAAGTCCAGTGGGTCGAACGGATACTGGATGCGGAAAAGGCCGGGGGCTACGGGCTCAGGGAAGGCGACGCCGTGGTCAGCATCCACTGCGGCTCGCGGGGGCTCGGCCACCAGAGAGGAACGAACTTCCTGGAGGAAATGGCTCCCCGCCGCAAGGGAAGACGCAAAATCATGGGAGTGGTCATTCCCAACCGGGAACTGGCCTGCGCCCCCATCGAATCGGAGCTGGGACAACGCTACCTCGGAGCCATGCGCGCGGGCATCAACTGCGCCCTGGCCAACCGGCAGGTCATCTCGCACCTGACGCGCCAGGCCTTTGCCGAAGCCTTCCCCAATGCGCGACTCGACCTGCTCTACGATGTCTCCCACAACACCTGCAAGGCCGAGAAGCACGACACGGGCGGCGGGGCCATGAAAACCGTCTATGTGCACCGCAAGGGAGCCACCCGTTCCTTCCCGCCCGGCCATCCATCCCTCCCGGCCGATATCCGGGCGGCAGGACAGCCCGTGCTGGTGGGCGGCAGCATGGGAACCCCCTCCTTCATCCTGGCCGGGACCGAGTGCTCCATGCAGGCCAGTTTCGGCTCCGCCTGCCACGGGGCAGGACGAGCTCTCAGCAGGACGGCGGCCAAAAAACGTTTTATCGGCAGAGACATAGCAGAATCTCTCCGCCACCAAGGGATCTTTGTACGCAGTTTCTCATTCAAAGGCATTGCCGAAGAAGCGCCGGGCGCGTATAAAGATATTATTGAAGTCATCACGTCCGCGCGATACGCCGGGCTGGCGGCCCCTGTGGCCCGCCTCCGCCCCTTGGTCTGCGTGAAGGGATGA